One genomic segment of Ricinus communis isolate WT05 ecotype wild-type chromosome 3, ASM1957865v1, whole genome shotgun sequence includes these proteins:
- the LOC8259017 gene encoding glucan endo-1,3-beta-glucosidase 5, whose protein sequence is MEPSKPFKFHMKRLNMGHGYMLGFLLLCLIGGEHLVKGVRGLACNWGAQTTHPLQPSIVVQLLKDNGFDKVKLFEAEPGPLKALGHSGIQVMVGIPNDLLAPLASSVQAAVNWVQQNVSNYISKYGVDIRYVAVGNEPFLKTYKDSFLQTTFPALQNIQAALIKAGLGKQVKVTVPLNADVYQTDTGLPSGGDFRADIHDLMISIVKFLSDNNCPLTINIYPFLSLNSDPNFPKEYAFFNGTAAPVVDGSIPYTNVFEANFDTLISALEKNGFGSMPVIIGEVGWPTDGDPSANAAYAQRFYLGLLDRIFQGKGTPKRRTPPDVYLFSLLDEDNKSVQPGNFERHWGVFTFDGTIKYQLNMGNGKSLVPAKGVRYLAREWCIMSPDASLTDPNLPGSLSYACSYADCTSLGFGSSCGGLDARNNASYAFNMYYQTMDQRKGSCSFNNLSVVTTLDPSQDTCRFEIMIDLGKHEIPRKSLAGRNQNSTVGLILALLSIIYGAL, encoded by the exons ATGGAACCCAGTAAACCTTTCAAGTTTCACATGAAAAGATTAAACATGGGTCATGGCTACATGTTGGGGTTCTTATTACTGTGCTTAATTGGCGGTGAACATCTAGTTAAGGGGGTAAGAGGGCTGGCATGCAACTGGGGAGCACAAACAACTCACCCTCTACAGCCTAGCATAGTTGTTCAGCTGTTGAAAGACAATGGTTTTGACAAGGTTAAGCTATTTGAAGCTGAACCAGGGCCACTCAAGGCTTTAGGGCATTCTGGTATCCAAGTTATGGTTGGGATACCAAATGATCTCTTGGCACCACTTGCAAGTAGCGTCCAGGCTGCTGTAAACTGGGTTCAACAGAATGTGTCTAATTACATATCCAAATATGGAGTGGATATAAG GTATGTAGCTGTAGGAAATGAGCCTTTCTTGAAGACCTATAAAGATTCATTTCTTCAAACAACATTCCCAGCACTCCAAAATATTCAAGCAGCCTTGATCAAAGCTGGCTTAGGCAAACAGGTGAAGGTTACAGTTCCACTAAATGCAGATGTTTACCAGACTGACACAGGCCTCCCTTCTGGTGGGGATTTTCGAGCCGATATCCATGACCTAATGATCTCTATCGTCAAGTTTCTCAGTGACAATAATTGTCCTCTTACTATCAACATCTACCCCTTCCTTAGCCTAAATTCTGACCCCAATTTCCCAAAAGAATATGCCTTCTTCAATGGCACTGCTGCCCCAGTTGTGGATGGCTCTATACCTTATACCAACGTCTTCGAGGCAAACTTTGACACCCTAATTTCTGCTCTTGAAAAGAATGGTTTCGGATCAATGCCTGTCATCATTGGTGAGGTTGGATGGCCAACAGATGGCGACCCAAGCGCCAATGCAGCGTATGCTCAGAGGTTCTATCTCGGACTTCTCGATCGAATATTTCAAGGTAAGGGTACCCCGAAACGCAGAACCCCACCTGATGTCTACCTGTTCTCACTCCTTGATGAAGATAACAAAAGTGTTCAACCTGGGAATTTTGAGAGGCACTGGGGCGTTTTCACTTTTGATGGAACCATCAAGTACCAACTAAATATGGGCAATGGAAAATCTCTAGTTCCAGCTAAAGGTGTGAGATATTTAGCCAGGGAGTGGTGTATAATGTCCCCTGATGCCAGTCTCACTGACCCCAATTTGCCTGGCAGCCTTAGCTATGCCTGCTCCTACGCGGACTGCACCAGTCTTGGTTTTGGATCCTCCTGTGGTGGGCTGGATGCTAGAAACAATGCTTCTTATGCTTTTAACATGTACTATCAGACAATGGATCAGAGGAAAGGTTCCTGTTCATTCAACAATTTATCAGTTGTTACGACTCTGGATCCATCTCAAGATACTTGCAGATTCGAAATCATGATTGATCTGGGAAAGCACGAGATACCTCGTAAATCGCTGGCAGGAAGAAATCAAAACTCCACAGTGGGTCTCATATTAGCATTGCTATCGATCATTTATGGTGCTTTATGA
- the LOC8259018 gene encoding 26S proteasome regulatory subunit 7, which translates to MAPPAAMEDDEIIKDEKNPPPLDEGDIALLKTYGLGPYSNSIKKEEKEIKDLAKKINDLCGIKESDTGLAAPSQWDLVSDKQMMQEEQPLQVARCTKIISPNTEDAKYVINVKQIAKFVVGLGDKVSPTDIEEGMRVGVDRNKYQIQIPLPPKIDPSVTMMTVEEKPDVTYNDVGGCKEQIEKMREVVELPMLHPEKFVKLGIDPPKGVLCYGPPGTGKTLLARAVANRTDACFIRVIGSELVQKYVGEGARMVRELFQMARSKKACIVFFDEVDAIGGARFDDGVGGDNEVQRTMLEIVNQLDGFDARGNIKVLMATNRPDTLDPALLRPGRLDRKVEFGLPDLESRAQIFKIHTRTMNCERDIRFELLARLCPNSTGADIRSVCTEAGMYAIRARRKTVTEKDFLDAVNKVIKGYQKFSATPKYMVYN; encoded by the exons ATGGCACCGCCAGCAGCGATGGAAGACGATGAGATCATAAAGGACGAGAAGAATCCACCTCCTCTCGACGAAGGCGACATTGCCCTTCTCAAAACCtat GGATTGGGTCCATACTCAAACAGCATCAAGAAAGAGGAGAAGGAAATCAAGGATTTGGCTAAGAAAATTAACGACCTTTGcg GTATAAAGGAATCTGACACTGGACTAGCTGCCCCGAGTCAATGGGATCTTGTCTCTGATAAGCAAATGATGCAGGAGGAGCAACCTCTTcaa GTTGCAAGGTGCACTAAGATTATTAGCCCTAACACTGAGGACGCCAAGTATGTCATTAATGTCAAGCAAATTGCTAAG TTTGTAGTTGGGCTTGGAGATAAAGTCTCCCCTACAGATATAGAAGAAGGGATGCGAGTAGG GGTCGATCGCAACAAATACCAGATTCAGATTCCATTGCCTCCTAAGATTGATCCAAGTGTTACAATGATGACTGTAGAAGAAAAACCTGATGTGACATATAATGATGTTGGCGGATGTAAAGAGCAGATAGAAAAGATGCGAGAA GTTGTTGAGCTCCCCATGCTTCATCCAGAGAAATTTGTGAAGCTTGGAATTGATCCTCCTAAAGGTGTTTTGTGTTACGGTCCTCCTGGAACTGGAAAAACACTTTTGGCTAGAGCTGTGGCCAACAGAACTGATGCGTGTTTCATTCGTGTAATTGGAAGTGAGCTTGTTCAAAAATATGTTGGTGAGGGCGCTCGCATGGTTCGGGAGCTTTTCCAG ATGGCGCGGTCAAAGAAGGCTTGTATTGTCTTTTTTGATGAAGTTGATGCAATAGGTGGTGCACGTTTTGATGATGGTGTGGGTGGAGATAATGAGGTCCAACGTACAATGCTTGAAATTGTTAACCAGCTTGATGGTTTCGATGCGCGAGGAAACATCAAGGTCTTAATGGCAACAAACAG ACCTGATACACTGGATCCAGCATTGTTACGTCCAGGGAGACTCGATCGCAAGGTTGAGTTTGGATTACCTGATCTGGAGAGCAGGGCACAGATTTTCAAGATCCACACGAGAACTATGAACTGCGAAAGAGATATTCGTTTTGAGCTTCTTGCACGTCTGTGTCCTAACTCCACAG GAGCCGACATTAGGAGTGTTTGCACTGAGGCTGGGATGTATGCTATTAGGGCACGTAGGAAGACTGTGACTGAGAAAGACTTCCTAGACGCAGTAAACAAGGTCATCAAAGGTTATCAGAAATTCAGCGCAACTCCTAAGTACATGGTCTATAATTGA